The genomic stretch CTGCCTCGGCGTGTGCCGTTTACAAGAACAAAAACGAACATGAGGTTCTTGGTCAGATCTAGGTTGTCAAACTCTACAGTGACTAACCAGATGTCAGGAGTGTTTGGCACTGACTCAGATGAAGTCACAGAAAATGCAAGAACTAACCCTATTCTACCTCCAAAGCAGCAGGGTCGAACAGGTTTATATACTACTACTGCCCCACCAGATGAACGATCAAACACACAGGATGCACACGGTACTGCAGCAAGTGAACAAGAGAAGACAAATCTGTTTGACTCTATTCAAAGGCAGGgtcaaaataaaaccaataccAGTTTGGACAAAGCTGATGAAAATACTCCAGGAAGGTCTGGTAAAGGTAAGAAAGGAGAATCCAAGAAACGAGGTAAAGGGAAAAGCAGAGGAGGTAAAAAAAAGGGACGGAGAGGTGGGAAGAAATCTCAGCGGGCAGCAGACAACAGAGCGGTGCTGGGTTTTTTGGAGAATTTCCAAGGTAAAAGGAGACTTCTGGTAAGTCTTGGATATAGATCATTACTTACAATTACCTAAtgcagaaaatacaaataatactttAAAAGCCTTTAACCagagaaatgtgttaatttatcttttcatttaattttggttggactaattaattttgtttaggATTTGTTTCCTTGTCCAATTTTACTAatgccattttaaaaataatttagctGTTGTTCAATGTAATTGGGAAGGTAAACATTTCTTTTCTGTTGGGTCCACAGTAACAACCCTTTGGACCCAAATTAAACCAATGTTGTTGAACATCATGTCTAATGAAGTGCATGTTCAGGTTTTTAAACTTGATTGCGTTTTGGCAATCCATGAGAACTGCATTAATTTACAGATGCATCTATGACGTGCTGGCAATTTAGGAATGTTAAATACATTGGAAAGAAGTGTAGttttgaaaagtattttttatacAGAAACACTTATCTTTATTTTCACATCACTTCTGCCAAATGTTTTCTGACTGTTTCTCCCTTATGCTGCATTAGATTGATTTTGCATGCACCATACATTGTATCTGAAAGCATCACAAACTGAACAGAACAAAGTGTGTGTTCTTGTAGATCATACCTTGTAATGTGATTATGATATTGTATGAGATTGTCAGTTTCTCTGCACTAAGAATTCGTGAGAGACGTAAAACAGCAGGGAAATATTTCAACTATTTAACCTTTCCAAGACATGGAACTTTCTCCGAATCTGAATTTATAGACTTAGCTGAGCCACATTTCCTTTTTGTGTACTGAAATGTGTTCATGCATATTTAGAGAGGCTGAAAGCTGCTGCTTTTAATTTTGTAGTGGTATAAGTTAATGCTTTCATATATCTTGAAGCTGTATTttgcataatgtttttttttttttttttttaatacagctcAAAAAGAATGTGTAAGAAAATTACCTGTAAGTCTGTTCATATTATGTGCAACAAGGAAATACTATACTACAGAAAATAtttagattttatatatatttgtttcaataTCAGGAGTTAATAAAATGAATACCTCCATAGATGGATCCGGATTTCAGTAAAGGGAGGATTCAGTATAGCTTTTAAATCATAACACCTCTTACAGAAACATGCGTAATTACGAAACATATAGTTTaggttttaataaatatttaaaggcaAACTTGCAATGATTTctttaaactttattttctaTCTACAGATTATTACCACCCCCAGTGCAACAAACCCACTGTATGTCCAGCAAAGGGATGAAAATTTGGAGCACAGCTGTGATCTGGCTTTGAGGAAGATCTCAACTGTGACTGTTCTTGGCTCTGAGCATAACAGCACTCTGCAGCTAGAGCACCATCAACGTGGTGTGTTTGCATTTTTACTCCTGAAAATGAGAAAACTGTTAACTCTTAACTGAACCTTAATCTTACATTATCACTCTcccttgtaaaaatgtaatggcCTAATGTCTCTGGTACCTGGATTGGTGCCCTACCTAGAGCACAcctttcaaatatttataaatatgcaaatgtgtGGGGAAGTCTATATTGAACAGTGTTTGCAGCATTGTGAGTGTGACTTCAAAACTGGTACTCACTGGCAGACGGTAACATAGGAAAATGAAACCAATGCAGGCCAGAGCAGGTGTGACAATAAGTGTTCTTTGCACACCAGGAATATACTATTTTGAAAAATTGGTAATGGAATATGAAATCAAAATCTCCATAGAGAAAAATTGTTGGACCATTAAAACTCAATTACATGCTTTCACGGGCTGGCCTTCCAAATATTTGGTGTACCTGGCAAGCATTTTATCCCTCTCTCACTGATCATTTTCCAGATTAAACCACTAATGCAAAATGGTTGTGATCATCATTGCATTTCCATTTAGTGGGAAAGGACACCCCTCCTAGCaacaatatttgtgtttttagaaaCTATTCCTGTGTGACTTATAGGCTTTGTGCATACATAGTTCTGAGCAAGGCAGTATAATCACACAGGCAGCAAATATTGCACATTGAACACACTATTAGACTGCATTAAACTTTTTTCACAGTGTTAATAATTGGCATTGAATGTCCTTCTATCCAGTTTCATTAACTTGGGTTCCTTGGCCATATCTGTAACTTTCAAACACTCAATACATTTTAGATGATGACCTTCCATTTGACTACCTCGTGGATAAATCCAGTGATCAGGACCTGATTTCACGGCTTCGCAAGGAGTATGGAATGGTCCATAATAAGGATTTTTCTATGGTGCTGACTGACTATGACTTGCAGCAGAAGGTAAAAGGTCTTTTCTAAAGTTTGACTGACTTAAATATAGCCTTATACAGTATACCCATATTCAGCAAACATCGTGTAGtgtatttcttaaaattatACCAAACTAATTAGTCTGATCTTCACAGATGCCTTTTTTTGGTGGTTTGTCCTAGTCCCTCAAAGTTCACAGTTAATAATTTTACATCACTGTCAACACAGTTAATATGAAAATTATGAAAACTCTTTGGCTGCAGAAGAATTTGTATATTTCTGGTCCATATCACAGTTTTGTCTAGTTCACACAGGCAACTCCCTTGTAGAATGTGTGCTAGTTATACAGAGCTAGTAGtaataatgttataaataacTCATGACTGTATTTTACATCATGATACAGCATTTACATCAACTAACAATTGCCCTTTTCATATAGTTATAGAAATTtgttattttaacattaaacaAATCGCATTAAATAATgtcaaagtaaaacaaacaaggtgcaaataaatacaatttgcatATTCCTTTTATATCCTGTATGTGCTTTATAAGGTGCCTTGAAACAGTCCCTATAGATGCTGTGCCTATTCGCCTAACTTTAAACAGCAGGAAAAGGTAGATTGATAACCCTGATGTTTTAATACATTCACAACCTTTTTTGGCTTCATATCCAGCAATTCTTTGATGTTCCCATTGCTGTACCACTGATGACGGATTTCATTGACTCATTTCCAACGAGACGGACTGAGGTGGAAATGGAGAAGAAGCATGCTATCTCTTGCCAACCACAAGAGCAAGGCAGTGTGGACACATTACTAACAAGGTACTCTGCTGACAAATGCATTATTGAGGAGTAATTAAACGGTAGAAGGGAATCCAATATTGATAACCTATTAACATACCTGCAGCACTTTACTTGAAAGTTTTACTTTACTTCACTAAGCTTCAGTTGGatagaaatataatttatattctcAGTATGTTTCTAAATGACGTTCAGTTATCTGTCTATGAATGTCACAATATTGGTGGCCACAGTGGGGAATGAGGAAGAATGACCAATGTTAAGGACCTTTTAAAATGGATACTTAAAAACCTTGAATCTGAGGGTTATTTTGATTAACAAATGTCTTGTACTGTACACTAAAATGTCAGTcatgttattttctgtttgaacattgtacagatttaaaaatgaagacgATAAAACGTATAACCAGACAGCATTTTTAGGTTGGGCCAATGTTGGGCTCAATTTGGcagttgtgttggcccaacatAGATAACTGAGAGTGGGCCAATGTAATTTTGCTCATCAGGCCAACGTTGGCTCATAGTTAGCGTGCCAACCAACCACTTGTCAACCGCGCCAATCATAAACCAACATTGGGCCAACTTAGTTTGCTGTCTGGGATCTGTCTCCTTTCTTTCATCTGTACTtatgcatacaaaataaaatagttttatttttgtttaacttgTAGATTTATTTCAAAAAGACGACTTCTGGTCATTTCCAGTCCAACTGAAGATGACTATTCATTCCAGCAACAAGTATTAGCACTGAATGGGCAGGCCTGCTTTCTGGGTGAGTGAATTTAAAAACTGATTGGCCTGTGGGCCTCTGGGTAAAGTACACTTTGTTCTATGCAAATCAATCCAAGATACTAGAAATGTCAGCCGGAGAAAGACCTAACATAATGTGGAACCTGGGAAAAACCCATCACCTAGGTCCTCTTAAATTATTGAACTAAATTCCCTGTACAATATACTGCTTTTTATATAATGGCTCATTGTGAATACTGTCACATTTAATTGCCTTTCACTGTGCGCTGATGCTGTGACATACAAGCATTGACGGCTCACCGTGATTCATTTTGACTTACTCTTTCTCCTCTTCCCAGTCAGTCAAATCacataaatattgttaaaattgaTAGTCTTGCATATAAACTTGTATatcacctatatatatatatatatatatatatatatatatatatgatttacaGGACTTATTGCTTTACATGACTGATTTTTATAATACAGAAATGTACAGAGGAATTGGAGAAACATGGTCAAAATCGTACCTTAATAGTTATTATAAAGCATATTTTACAATAGAGAATATCCAGACTTTTTGGGGAAACAAATAAGTCCAGTCTTTAATTAACATCAGGTATGTCAGTTTGTCCTTCATGTTGTATATGCTGACTGCAAACTTTAAAATTAGTAACAGTAACACTGTGACTAATGTACAAACAGGAAGCACTTGGCTTTTAAGAATAGGAAAGACATTTTGAGCACTTTCAAAATTGAGGTATGATATCACGTCTGCATCTGCCCTTAGGTTTAAGTGAGACCTAAAAAAGTAATATTGTCTTCAAAAAATGTGCATATCACTGACAAGATTTTAAACCATCCAATAAAACACTGACTTATCTTTTTTTTCAGGAATCCGTCATTTTGCTGTACTGAAACTAATAGGTGCAGCAACTAAAGCTTCAGGTTCACTTGAGCTGTTTCCATTAAATGGTAAgatttttaaagtgtaaatgctgcagagatgtttaaatgatttagaagaCCTTGTGAGAATTTAATGATTTAAGGTCCTTTATATTAATGTTGGAAATCAGACTAGCAGATGCATTTGACTTAATTAGGTTTCATCAGTGAAAACCTCCTCATTGTTCAGGAGAACGGTTATGGTTTGGGCCTGTAATCCGCTCTTGCACTCTAGGGGAAATATGCACACAAGATGCATGACCATTCTTGACCATTGTCTTCCTTCTCTTTTGCCTACAGGAAAAAGTCAGTCTGAGAAGGAAGAGCTCTCCCAAGGGGTAGTGGACGGCATCAGGGAGCACTTCAAAATCAGCAAGGAATACTTTTCCATGCTGATGATCGGGAAAGATGGCACCATCAAGTCTTGGTACCCCACCCCGGTCTGGTCTATGGCCATTGTCTATGATCTAGTCGACTCTATGGAGCTCCGGCAGCAGGAGGAGAAGCTACAGAACTCTCTTGGGATCAGCTGCCCAGAGCATCAGGGATACGATGAAAGGGACCATGACAGATACCATTAACACCAGAGCTCCCAGGACTAAAACAACTGGCATTATGTACTTAGTGAGAAGGACTTGTCCACAACGCTTTAACTCGCACATGATTAAAAGATATTGTCTCCCTCTATCTCATAAGTTAGGTGTGCAGGCTTCTGGCTGTGCAAACCTTTTTCAGCTGGTAGTTTGATATCGTAACTGGCTTTAAACCACAGATTAATTGATGACAACCCCATGAGGGTAAATGACCTATTCCGTGTCACTTATGAGGTGAATCTATGTGTGTCATGAAATGTACAGGTGTATTACCAACACCCTCTAATCAGATCTCTTGTGTACGCTTCTTTCAGTTTAGAGAATATTGAAGCACTGGCTGCATGTAATCGCATTGTGTGTCATCAAATGTAAAGCTCGAACAAAGATGCATTTGAATATATTGCTATGTGAAAATTCagtaaattaacatttataaatatttgaaaatatagacAACATAACAATGAATATAGGCAACGCATGtaacatttgtatacatttcctgtgaatataatataaaaaggaAACCTGTATAAAGGATTATTTGAAACCTTTCATAATGTCTGCAACAATCTCCTTTTTGGGGAGGTAATGATGATGGTGATAGTAGTATGTGACGAAATTTGTGGTCTGTTATACTATACGTTAACATATTTTTACAATGTCACACTGTATGTTACCatgattttacaacatttgtaCCAGATTCTTTAACACAATTGTACCATGTCACACCATAATACACTACCATATTTGATCACGTTTTTACCATGGTACCACACTACAGTTTATTCTTGTAGGGGACAAAAGTGCCACCCTCATATTTGGCCCATTTCTTATTTCCTAATGACACTTAATCTGCCACACGTTGTCTTTTCCTTACTGTGCTTATTTTTGCATCTCATAAAGAGGTTATGATGTACAAACAGcttgattaattaattgtacTTACTTTTACATACTATTTCTGATGCATACTAACCTGAACTAAATTCGTACTACTACCACTTACCACGATTACAAACTATCATTGATATAACCTGAATACTACCCTTAAAATAATGCATATCCCGTATATCCTGCGACAGGTGAAGCATCTTCACAAAGTTTACATCCTAGTTAGCAATTAAGATGCTGTATTGTGACTATAATATAAGCACACGTGTTATGCAAATCGAGTGGATGTGTAACACGTGGTCTCTCTAGGCCCCGCCTTTTGCTGCCATCGCGACCAAGACAAGCATCTGCGAAACAGGGTCGGATCCGGTGAGTGCAGCACAAGAAGTCtgcatatgaaaataaaacactagCTATCTGTGTACCAATGCTGCTTTGACTGTACTGTCATACATAGTACGACATACGTGTGTTTTGATCTGAGAAGAAGATACGTTTGCAGCAGCATGGCTACACAGGTGCAATCCGCATTTTATTCGTTTTGCTACTTGAGAGACGCAAAGGCCAACGCTGGCGCAGTTATCGATGTCGTTTTACTGAGGACATATTCGTGTCTCTTAGTATACTTACAGAAACGAGCTGTCAGCCATTTAAAACAGTAGGAAAGTCCGTGTTTATGTAATTATTCCGCTTGCTGTTCGAGCATTTAACCTCATATTTGAATACACTGCACATTTTGGACTTTGAGTCATGACAGGATTTTATATTGTCTCCACCAATATTATGTTTCACACATTCAACACATGTAATGAAAACATACAAGACACTATTAAGGCTAATAAAAATAGTAgggttttgcaaaataaaaagaggTTATGCTTAATAATACAGGTGCTTGTGCAGGCTCCTGGAAACCGTTTGTTGGGGAGTTGAGGTGGTTTCTCTTCCAGAGCTGTGAAGGTCGGTGTAGCAGGCCGACCATTTCGGATCATCAAAGTGAACCGGACTGTGCCGAGGAATGCATACATCTGCTGTAAGGATCCCCACTGCCTCCTGGGGAGCACAGGCCTGGGATCTACAAAGGTATGAGCAAATGCAAAGCTCATGTGAGAACACATGTCTTGGGGAAGCAGACACATTAACTATCCACCTGATGCTGGGGCAGGGGTTTCACATACTGGagataaatgtaaaaatgtaaaaataggaCTGACTACAGTGATTCAAGGAAATACAGTGCAACAAAGGGTAAAATAGAAGCAGTGCGTTCAATATTTTAGCTTTCTGCCATGTTTCAGGCGCCCGTGGATGACAGGTCTATCTGTCTGGTTCTCCTAGCTTGACCTGCCCTGTCTGGTTGTTGGTGTGTGGGgctaaatgtaacattttatcAATGTTTGCAGCACACTCTCCCCCCCAAATATCTCAAAATGTTGGTGATTCCCCTaaaaattacaatacattttgctAATAGAGTTTAGTGTGGTGACGCAGTGATGAGAACGTATGCGATGTGTGAAAGCAGACCGGTATGCATTCAATTCTGGATCTACAACTCTCCCTTTTGCATTACAGAGGAGATAGTCAGTTGGCAGCATTGTTTGTGTTAACTAGTTCAATAATATCAGGAATACTTTAGCAAACAAACatgtctgaaaaaatatatatttggagaGGGTGCCTGTACTCTGTTGCCTTTATGAAACTACAAATACATATGACATTTTTCAGGGCAGAGGACACCAGCAGAAGCAGCGAATGTATTCCAACTGAAAGGTGCAGTCAGGATGGCTTCTCAACGAGAAGTGTCCTTGAACAACCCCGGAGAGATGAGGGAACCCCCTGGGAAGATGCCAGTCATACCCCAGCGGAGAAACTTGTGAGCACCCGCGCTGCTTGTGAAGAGTTCATTAAAAACCATAAGGTACACATCAAACCCATGCCTGTTATTAACAAATTGTATAATAATTAAGCAAGAGACATGTGGAGATGCTGTTGATGTCAGGAGAAGTGTGCTTCTAGGGTTTATTAACTAATGTCTAATGCTGGTATGCAGCTAATTCATAGGGTCCATTCAGTAATGAGATGTTTCTGTTTAAACTCCCTGTCTCGTGGTTTGACTCAGGTGTCAGAAGCGATGATGGCACTGGTCAGATGTGTCGCTCTCTCCAGGCTGGTGTACGGGGATGGCCACTGGCGTCTGGCGGAGTCATTGGCCAATGTAGCTCATGGATACCTGCAGCTTCGAGGTACTGACCTTGTTCATTACAGTGGCTGTAATATGTCTAGTGATACATGTGAGTGCTGTTtcatgtgtgtttctctgtgtgttggAACATAAAATCATGGTGTGCTAAATATatcatgaaatgtagtaaagtTACAAAAGTACTTAATTAACataaatattttactacggggaaTTCCATTACCCTTTTGACATCTGTTACACAATGCAAACTAAACGGTCCCTTTTATAAATTGAACAGGACTTCCTGCTCAAACCAGACAGCATGCTGAAACTGCCAGAGATATTCTCCTGTCTGCCACACAGCTCCCAGAGCTGGAAGAGGAGAAGATTGCAATGCTTCAAACCCTACTAACAACCTACTACAGCATTGGAGTGGCTCACCTCATGCAGAAGAAATATCCTTTCTCCTGTGTATCTCTTTTGGCCGATATATCATATGCAAAACACTATATGTAGTCCTGTTTTAGAAAAAGAGATTCaaatctctttccttccaaacttctgattggtcaggtttggggtaataaaattgaaattcgaatctaagcagtctttgccattccacTCCTTTGATTCCTACATAATGTGTAGGGGTTGTGATGGCTTGGAGGAATGTGAAAAATtgttcaaatgttacctagagtttctaactctctatattgtcaagttttagtgCTATCAATTACATTatcaagtccctcaaagcatgaccttacagttgataccaTACCAAGCCAGGTGTTCCTTCTCGGTAATGTCTTCTTGGAATTCCAGGGGGGGCTGGTGTGAAGaccatgtcagtggaggataaattaggatgtgtgaataattctcttatcaaatgttaatgttgcattgtatgtgaaatataaaaggtccaatggttgttttagctaatgctctttcttttaagactAAATATGAGGTAGAtttacttaagtgtcattaagttagttttaagtcaccttttatggtttgttatcaaactgaggaagaagctcagtaacacttctgttagcagcatgtcgtttgtatttgggtttgttgccctggtctatggtatatatatagtaccttgaatgtctgtgtttcacaaaagaaatcttCAATTGGGATGTGGTGCTAGTCTCTGTGGAGATGGGCATGGCAACCCATATGTCAGTTGGGGGGGGTCTCCAGCATGGATGTGTTATCTGTGTCTTTTGTGAGCACAGGCCTGTAtcgtaaaacacagaacttgaaagctgtctccttaagtcctttaccacaagcctacatttctcagttaggaaggtgTATggatttctgtatatatttgccaaaataaggttgtaTGATTTACACGTGCATCTTTatttttggcactgatcaccctctaTAACAGAGTTTGTCAGAGCTACACTTGACACTCCAGTCAGAAGAGTAGGATGTGCACAAGGTAGAAGCAGATTCCTGACACAAAAGGTGTTCAAAGAAATTCATCAAATGAATTTCCTCCTTGACTGTTTTACTCTGACAGAGGCTTTTCAGAACCTTCAAAAGGCAGAGAAGATCTATGGGGAGTATCACCATGTGGGCAATGTGCAAGTCCAGAAGGTCTCTGAGAAAGACCTGGCTCAGGCACTGGGCAGGTAGCTTTTGTTAATTACAGATAAAGAGGTGTTGGATTGAATCCTTTtgttagttatatatatatatgtgtgtatatatatatatatatatatatatacactcacctaaaggattattaggaacacctgttcaatttctcattaatgcaattatctaaccaaccaatcacatggcagttgcttcaatgcatttaggggtgtggtcctggtcaagacaatctcctgaactccaaactgaatgtctgaatgggaaagaaaggtgatttaagcaattttgagcgtggcatggttgttggtgccagacgggctggtctgagtatttcacaatctgctcagttactgggattttcacgcacaaccatttctagggtttacaaagaatggtgtgaaaagggaaaaacatccagtatgcggcagtcctgtgggcgaaaatgccttgttgatgctacaggtcagaggagaatgggccgactgattcaagctgatagaagagcaactttgactgaaataaccactcgttacaaccgaggtatgcagcaaagcatttgtgaagccacaacacgtacaaccttgaggcggatgggctacaacagcagaagaccccaccgggtaccactcatctccactacaaataggaaaaagaggctacaatttgcacaagctcaccaaaattggaccgttgaagattggaaaaatgttgcctggtctgatgagtctcgatttctgttgagacattcagatggtagagtcagaatttggcgta from Amia ocellicauda isolate fAmiCal2 chromosome 8, fAmiCal2.hap1, whole genome shotgun sequence encodes the following:
- the ccdc80l2 gene encoding coiled-coil domain-containing protein 80 — protein: MRQLKMQNLWGLLFLVAVWNSTLAVNRERQDRPQGLLSRSQPSGKRAAASRKESVPDVETQEHRSPNLPDTMDLDFLSGFAGKNRLWVITAPSRADHYLRMMEKQMEESEGLNCRLAERDTFTIIVIQNALMEGKIRRTTHQGEAAEELLDEDTVSKLLHYLSVSDGTFSMLILKKNLKVGERFPYPVRVEAVLEAIDDLPLRKVEKLTRRGSAGKCLVRKRLTQRKLGHIRRGARVSSPLRQGNSTTVSFMQRRQGDKKFVLRSKIQDILRGKSRFVIRKKPGSPQKTLPRRVPFTRTKTNMRFLVRSRLSNSTVTNQMSGVFGTDSDEVTENARTNPILPPKQQGRTGLYTTTAPPDERSNTQDAHGTAASEQEKTNLFDSIQRQGQNKTNTSLDKADENTPGRSGKGKKGESKKRGKGKSRGGKKKGRRGGKKSQRAADNRAVLGFLENFQGKRRLLIITTPSATNPLYVQQRDENLEHSCDLALRKISTVTVLGSEHNSTLQLEHHQRDDDLPFDYLVDKSSDQDLISRLRKEYGMVHNKDFSMVLTDYDLQQKQFFDVPIAVPLMTDFIDSFPTRRTEVEMEKKHAISCQPQEQGSVDTLLTRFISKRRLLVISSPTEDDYSFQQQVLALNGQACFLGIRHFAVLKLIGAATKASGSLELFPLNGKSQSEKEELSQGVVDGIREHFKISKEYFSMLMIGKDGTIKSWYPTPVWSMAIVYDLVDSMELRQQEEKLQNSLGISCPEHQGYDERDHDRYH